A region from the Candidatus Tenderia electrophaga genome encodes:
- the rplQ gene encoding 50S ribosomal protein L17 (is a component of the macrolide binding site in the peptidyl transferase center) has translation MRHRKSGRQLGRNSTHRKAMFKNLTASLIEHEVIKTTLPKAKELRRHAEPLITMAKEDSVAKRRLAFSRLSSKQAVGKLFSELGPRYKARPGGYLRILKCGYRAGDNAPMAIVELVDRPEAAAAE, from the coding sequence ATGCGTCACCGCAAAAGTGGTCGTCAATTAGGACGTAACAGTACTCATCGTAAGGCGATGTTTAAGAACCTCACTGCCTCATTGATTGAGCATGAAGTGATTAAGACTACTTTGCCCAAGGCCAAGGAACTGCGTCGCCATGCAGAGCCGTTGATTACCATGGCTAAGGAAGACAGTGTCGCCAAGCGCCGTCTGGCCTTCAGCCGTCTGAGCAGCAAGCAGGCAGTGGGCAAGCTGTTTAGCGAACTGGGGCCGCGTTACAAGGCGCGTCCCGGCGGTTATCTGCGCATTCTCAAGTGTGGTTACCGGGCCGGTGACAACGCGCCTATGGCGATTGTTGAGCTGGTCGATCGTCCCGAGGCCGCTGCTGCGGAGTAA
- a CDS encoding DNA-directed RNA polymerase subunit alpha (catalyzes the transcription of DNA into RNA using the four ribonucleoside triphosphates as substrates. Dimerization of the alpha subunit is the first step in the sequential assembly of subunits to form the holoenzyme), with amino-acid sequence MQGSVTEFLKPRVVDVQEISNTHAKVALEPLERGFGHTLGNALRRILLSSMPGAAVVEAEIEGVLHEYTSIEGVQEDVIEILLNLKELAVRLHEGNEATLTINKTGAGPVRASDIQVPHNVDIVNPDHIIANLTDVGKLNATLKVTMGRGYVAATARDDSEESRPIGHLRLDATFSPVRRVAYSVERARVEQRTDLDKLIIDMETNGAIDPEEAIRRAANILRDQLSIFVDLQGTEETKSEPQEAEIDPILLRPVDDLELTVRSANCLKAENIYYIGDLIQRTEVELLKTPNLGKKSLTEIKDVLATHGLSLGMRLENWPPASLKRDEKASA; translated from the coding sequence ATGCAAGGCTCAGTAACTGAGTTTTTGAAACCCCGGGTTGTTGATGTACAGGAAATCAGCAACACACATGCCAAGGTCGCTTTGGAACCTCTGGAACGTGGTTTCGGCCATACGCTCGGTAATGCACTGCGGCGCATTCTGTTGTCTTCCATGCCGGGAGCAGCGGTCGTCGAAGCCGAGATCGAAGGTGTGCTGCATGAGTACACCAGTATCGAAGGTGTGCAAGAGGATGTCATCGAGATTCTGCTCAACCTCAAAGAGCTTGCCGTTCGTCTGCACGAAGGCAATGAAGCAACGCTGACCATCAACAAAACCGGTGCCGGTCCGGTGCGTGCCAGTGATATCCAAGTGCCGCACAATGTTGATATTGTGAACCCTGATCATATTATCGCCAATCTCACCGATGTCGGTAAGCTGAATGCCACGCTGAAGGTGACCATGGGTCGCGGCTATGTTGCCGCCACGGCGCGGGATGATTCCGAAGAGAGCCGCCCGATCGGCCATTTGCGGCTGGATGCAACGTTCAGCCCCGTGCGTCGCGTCGCCTATTCTGTCGAGCGTGCCCGTGTCGAACAGCGCACCGACCTGGATAAGCTGATTATCGACATGGAAACCAATGGTGCGATCGACCCGGAGGAGGCCATCCGCCGTGCCGCCAACATCCTGCGTGATCAGTTGTCGATTTTCGTCGATTTGCAGGGTACTGAGGAGACCAAGTCCGAGCCCCAGGAAGCCGAGATTGATCCGATTCTGTTGCGCCCGGTGGATGATCTGGAGTTGACGGTGCGTTCCGCCAACTGCCTCAAGGCGGAGAATATTTATTACATCGGCGACCTGATTCAGCGTACTGAAGTTGAACTGCTGAAGACACCGAATCTGGGTAAAAAGTCGCTGACTGAGATCAAAGATGTATTGGCTACCCACGGCTTGTCGCTGGGTATGCGTTTGGAAAATTGGCCGCCGGCCAGCCTAAAGCGGGATGAAAAAGCCTCAGCCTAA